The following coding sequences lie in one Primulina huaijiensis isolate GDHJ02 chromosome 2, ASM1229523v2, whole genome shotgun sequence genomic window:
- the LOC140971387 gene encoding tetratricopeptide repeat protein SKI3 isoform X1 encodes MLLEKEESVSVKQLEEEYMESESESLPADPSLHFNLGVSLWEKGEESQDIRGKAVEHFMMAVKLNPQNGDAFRYLGHYYAHDSPMPLRALKCYQRAVFLNPDDSCAGEAICDMLDKEGKESLVFAVCCEASEKSARAFWAFRQLGYLQANQKKWSEAVHNLQHAIRGFPTCADLWETLGLAYHRMGMLTAALKSYGRAIELEESRVFAWIESGNISLMLGSFRNGVEQFRNALRMSPHNVSAHFGLASALLGFAKECTNLGAFGWGAILLEEASAVATHGTSLASNVSCLWKLHGDIQLTYARCFPWTEEGLADETAFSSSISSWRRTCFLAASHASHFYQRALCLTPWQANIYADVAIASDLISSLKVNPEEHQPVWPLAEKMCLGSILLEGHNEEFWVALGCLSDDIALKQHAFIRGLQLDISLAVAWAYIGKLYRREGELQLAQQAFDRARSIDPSLALPWAGMSADAEARNLNENEAYECCLRAVQIFPLAEFQIGLAKLALNSGQLSSSEVFGAIKQALMRAPEYPESHNLNGLACESKSDYENAITSYKLARCALKSFAAESAEPCLKDISINLARSLCMAGHAEDAVEECEYLRQKGQLSHEGLQVYALCLWKLNRYDMALSIARELGSRILTAEKNMAAASISFICRLLYYISGPESAITSILKMPKEFFNSSKISFIVYAMHALDQKDQLDSVVSLSRACVTSHEEIIAMHLLISLGKLVKHQQKDCLAIHKSARHLRKALHMYPNSSVLRNLLGSLLLSSKEWRDLGLATRCPIIDLSDHHKKDEGMKSACEIIGAGTVACFDTKNGNENFAALTCRHQLPFQSGIIKLLQKFLHQEPWNFNARYLLTVNYLQKARESRFPPHICRVLARLTAVALSHQLCLSKYMCLQYQYFQLLLCSAELDLQQGNTGECIEHARSALGVSVDNSCLFFAHLLLCRAYAAENDIVSMSKEYRQCLELKTDFHIGWICLKFIESRYKLQNDLGISNLSFEDCFKDMELSWNMWMGIFNMVEGLSAIWFGDFVAAEEFLAQACDVAESEIFLFLCHGAICLELARQKFEAQYISCAIRSLTKAKEISPGPLPIISLLLAQAEASLGSKAKWENNLHDEWLSWPSEMRPAELLFQMHLLSRQLKDCSESSSIRDSGGSSLKWMLRAIHVNPSCLRYWKLLQKEHLH; translated from the exons ATG TTATTGGAAAAAGAAGAATCTGTTTCTGTAAAGCAGTTGGAAGAAGAATATATGGAGTCCGAGTCCGAGTCCTTGCCAGCTGACCCATCTCTCCATTTTAATCTG GGAGTTTCTTTATGGGAGAAAGGTGAGGAAAGTCAAGATATCAGGGGAAAAGCGGTGGAGCATTTCATGATGGCCGTGAAGCTTAACCCTCAGAATGGGGATGCATTCAGATATCTGGGTCACTATTATGCACATGATTCTCCCATGCCTCTTCGGGCTCTCAAGTGCTACCAACGAGCTGTCTTTCTCAACCCTGATGATTCTTGTGCAGGG GAAGCAATTTGTGATATGTTGGACAAAGAAGGGAAAGAGAGCTTGGTGTTTGCTGTCTGTTGTGAAGCTTCTGAGAAGTCTGCCAGGGCCTTTTGGGCTTTTCGTCAATTGGGTTACCTTCAG GCTAATCAGAAGAAATGGTCAGAAGCTGTACATAATCTTCAGCATGCCATTCGTGGCTTTCCTACCTGTGCTGATTTGTGGGAG ACCTTAGGTCTTGCCTACCATCGAATGGGCATGTTAACTGCTGCACTCAAG TCATATGGTAGAGCCATTGAGTTGGAGGAGTCCAGGGTTTTTGCATGGATCGAGAGTGGAAATATTTCCTTGATGCTTGGTTCTTTTAGAAAT GGAGTCGAGCAATTTAGGAATGCATTAAGAATGTCACCTCACAACGTTTCTGCGCATTTTGGTCTTGCTTCTGCACTTCTTGGTTTTGCTAAAGAATGCACAAATTTAGGTGCTTTTGGATGGGGAGCTATACTCTTAGAG GAAGCTTCTGCTGTGGCAACTCATGGTACATCATTGGCTAGCAACGTTTCGTGTTTATGGAAGCTGCATGGTGATATCCAG CTTACATATGCGAGATGTTTCCCATGGACTGAGGAAGGGCTAGCTGATGAGACTGCTTTCAGTTCTTCTATCAGTTCCTGGAGAAGAACTTGCTTCCTCGCTGCATCACATGCTAGCCACTTCTATCAACGTGCTTTGTGCTTGACTCCCTGGCAAGCTAATATATATGCTGATGTTGCCATTGCATCAGATCTCATTTCCTCTTTGAAGGTGAATCCTGAAGAGCACCAACCTGTGTG GCCGTTGGCTGAAAAGATGTGCTTGGGTAGTATACTTCTTGAGGGCCACAATGAGGAATTTTGGGTGGCTCTGGGATGTTTATCAGATGATATTGCATTAAAGCAACATGCTTTCATACGTGGGTTGCAATTGGATATATCTCTAGCTGTTGCATGGGCATACATTGGGAAG CTTTATAGGCGAGAAGGTGAACTACAGTTGGCCCAACAGGCATTCGATCGCGCTAGAAGTATAGATCCTTCTCTTGCACTGCCTTGGGCAGGCATGTCAGCAGATGCTGAGGCTAG AAATCTCAATGAGAATGAAGCATATGAATGTTGTTTACGAGCTGTGCAGATATTTCCG CTTGCAGAATTCCAAATTGGTCTTGCAAAGCTTGCCTTGAATTCTGGCCAGTTATCATCTTCAGAG GTGTTTGGTGCCATCAAGCAGGCTTTGATGCGTGCCCCTGAATACCCTGAATCTCACAATTTGAATGGCCTAGCATGTGAATCAAAATCTGATTATGAAAATGCTATTACCTCCTACAAGCTTGCACGTTGTGCTCTAAAATCTTTTGCAGCAGAATCAGCAGAACCTTGTCTCAAAGATATATCCATCAATTTGGCTAGATCACTTTGTATG GCAGGACATGCAGAAGACGCTGTTGAAGAGTGTGAATATTTAAGGCAAAAAG GACAGCTTAGCCACGAAGGTCTACAAGTATATGCTCTATGTTTATGGAAACTTAACAGATATGATATGGCTCTGTCCATTGCTAGAGAACTTGGTTCCCGCATCTTGACCGCGGAGAAAAATATGGCTGCTGCTTCCATTAGCTTCATATGTAGATTGCTGTATTACATTTCAGGACCGGAATCAGCAATCACAAGCATACTGAAAATGCCCAAGGAGTTTTTTAATAGTTCAAAGATTAGTTTCATCGTTTATGCTATGCACGcgttggaccaaaaagatcagCTTGATTCTGTTGTTTCTCTTAGTCGTGCTTGTGTTACGTCTCATGAAGAGATAATTGCAATGCACCTTCTAATTTCTCTCGGTAAACTT GTTAAGCATCAACAAAAGGACTGCCTTGCGATTCACAAGAGTGCACGACACCTGAGAAAGGCTCTTCACATGTATCCTAACAGTAGTGTCCTAAG AAATCTTCTTGGTTCTCTCTTACTGTCGAGCAAAGAATGGAGAGATCTTGGTCTTGCAACCAGATGCCCCATCATTGACTTGTCAGACCACCATAAAAAAGACGAGGGCATGAAATCAGCATGTGAGATCATTGGTGCTGGAACAGTTGCCTGTTTTGACACAAAAAACGGCAATGAGAATTTCGCAGCTTTAACCTGTAGACACCAACTGCCGTTTCAGTCTGGAATCATAAAGCTGCTGCAAAA GTTTTTACATCAAGAGCCGTGGAACTTTAATGCTAGGTATTTGCTTACAGTAAACTATTTACAGAAGGCCCGTGAATCAAGATTTCCTCCACATATTTGCCGTGTTCTAGCGAGGCTAACAGCTGTTGCTCTGTCTCATCAGTTGTGCTTGAGTAAATATATGTGTCTCCAATATCAGTATTTCCAGCTTTTACTCTGTTCTGCTGAGTTGGATTTGCAACAAGGAAATACTGGAGAATGCATTGAACATGCTAGAAGTGCTTTGGGTGTTTCAGTTGACAATAGCTGTCTCTTTTTTGCGCACTTGCTATTGTGCCGTGCATATGCTGCTGAAAATGATATTGTCAGCATGAGCAAAGAATACAGACAATGCTTGGAACTCAAAACTGATTTTCATATTGGTTGGATTTGTCTGAAGTTTATAGAATCTAGATATAAGCTGCAAAATGATCTTGGCATATCGAACTTAAGCTTTGAGGATTGCTTCAAAGATATGGAGCTTTCATGGAATATGTGGATGGGTATATTTAATATGGTGGAGGGTTTGTCTGCAATTTGGTTTGGTGATTTTGTCGCTGCAGAAGAATTTCTTGCACAAGCTTGCGATGTAGCAGAGAGCGAGATATTTCTCTTTCTTTGTCATG GTGCCATCTGCTTGGAGCTCGCCAGACAGAAGTTTGAGGCACAGTACATATCATGTGCCATAAGAAGTCTAACAAAAGCGAAAGAGATTTCTCCGGGCCCCTTGCCTATCATCTCGCTTTTGCTTGCACAAGCGGAAGCAAGCCTTGGTTCCAAAGCGAAATGGGAAAACAACCTTCATGATGAATGGCTCTCTTGGCCTTCAG
- the LOC140971387 gene encoding tetratricopeptide repeat protein SKI3 isoform X3 → MSPHNVSAHFGLASALLGFAKECTNLGAFGWGAILLEEASAVATHGTSLASNVSCLWKLHGDIQLTYARCFPWTEEGLADETAFSSSISSWRRTCFLAASHASHFYQRALCLTPWQANIYADVAIASDLISSLKVNPEEHQPVWPLAEKMCLGSILLEGHNEEFWVALGCLSDDIALKQHAFIRGLQLDISLAVAWAYIGKLYRREGELQLAQQAFDRARSIDPSLALPWAGMSADAEARNLNENEAYECCLRAVQIFPLAEFQIGLAKLALNSGQLSSSEVFGAIKQALMRAPEYPESHNLNGLACESKSDYENAITSYKLARCALKSFAAESAEPCLKDISINLARSLCMAGHAEDAVEECEYLRQKGQLSHEGLQVYALCLWKLNRYDMALSIARELGSRILTAEKNMAAASISFICRLLYYISGPESAITSILKMPKEFFNSSKISFIVYAMHALDQKDQLDSVVSLSRACVTSHEEIIAMHLLISLGKLVKHQQKDCLAIHKSARHLRKALHMYPNSSVLRNLLGSLLLSSKEWRDLGLATRCPIIDLSDHHKKDEGMKSACEIIGAGTVACFDTKNGNENFAALTCRHQLPFQSGIIKLLQKFLHQEPWNFNARYLLTVNYLQKARESRFPPHICRVLARLTAVALSHQLCLSKYMCLQYQYFQLLLCSAELDLQQGNTGECIEHARSALGVSVDNSCLFFAHLLLCRAYAAENDIVSMSKEYRQCLELKTDFHIGWICLKFIESRYKLQNDLGISNLSFEDCFKDMELSWNMWMGIFNMVEGLSAIWFGDFVAAEEFLAQACDVAESEIFLFLCHGAICLELARQKFEAQYISCAIRSLTKAKEISPGPLPIISLLLAQAEASLGSKAKWENNLHDEWLSWPSEMRPAELLFQMHLLSRQLKDCSESSSIRDSGGSSLKWMLRAIHVNPSCLRYWKLLQKEHLH, encoded by the exons ATGTCACCTCACAACGTTTCTGCGCATTTTGGTCTTGCTTCTGCACTTCTTGGTTTTGCTAAAGAATGCACAAATTTAGGTGCTTTTGGATGGGGAGCTATACTCTTAGAG GAAGCTTCTGCTGTGGCAACTCATGGTACATCATTGGCTAGCAACGTTTCGTGTTTATGGAAGCTGCATGGTGATATCCAG CTTACATATGCGAGATGTTTCCCATGGACTGAGGAAGGGCTAGCTGATGAGACTGCTTTCAGTTCTTCTATCAGTTCCTGGAGAAGAACTTGCTTCCTCGCTGCATCACATGCTAGCCACTTCTATCAACGTGCTTTGTGCTTGACTCCCTGGCAAGCTAATATATATGCTGATGTTGCCATTGCATCAGATCTCATTTCCTCTTTGAAGGTGAATCCTGAAGAGCACCAACCTGTGTG GCCGTTGGCTGAAAAGATGTGCTTGGGTAGTATACTTCTTGAGGGCCACAATGAGGAATTTTGGGTGGCTCTGGGATGTTTATCAGATGATATTGCATTAAAGCAACATGCTTTCATACGTGGGTTGCAATTGGATATATCTCTAGCTGTTGCATGGGCATACATTGGGAAG CTTTATAGGCGAGAAGGTGAACTACAGTTGGCCCAACAGGCATTCGATCGCGCTAGAAGTATAGATCCTTCTCTTGCACTGCCTTGGGCAGGCATGTCAGCAGATGCTGAGGCTAG AAATCTCAATGAGAATGAAGCATATGAATGTTGTTTACGAGCTGTGCAGATATTTCCG CTTGCAGAATTCCAAATTGGTCTTGCAAAGCTTGCCTTGAATTCTGGCCAGTTATCATCTTCAGAG GTGTTTGGTGCCATCAAGCAGGCTTTGATGCGTGCCCCTGAATACCCTGAATCTCACAATTTGAATGGCCTAGCATGTGAATCAAAATCTGATTATGAAAATGCTATTACCTCCTACAAGCTTGCACGTTGTGCTCTAAAATCTTTTGCAGCAGAATCAGCAGAACCTTGTCTCAAAGATATATCCATCAATTTGGCTAGATCACTTTGTATG GCAGGACATGCAGAAGACGCTGTTGAAGAGTGTGAATATTTAAGGCAAAAAG GACAGCTTAGCCACGAAGGTCTACAAGTATATGCTCTATGTTTATGGAAACTTAACAGATATGATATGGCTCTGTCCATTGCTAGAGAACTTGGTTCCCGCATCTTGACCGCGGAGAAAAATATGGCTGCTGCTTCCATTAGCTTCATATGTAGATTGCTGTATTACATTTCAGGACCGGAATCAGCAATCACAAGCATACTGAAAATGCCCAAGGAGTTTTTTAATAGTTCAAAGATTAGTTTCATCGTTTATGCTATGCACGcgttggaccaaaaagatcagCTTGATTCTGTTGTTTCTCTTAGTCGTGCTTGTGTTACGTCTCATGAAGAGATAATTGCAATGCACCTTCTAATTTCTCTCGGTAAACTT GTTAAGCATCAACAAAAGGACTGCCTTGCGATTCACAAGAGTGCACGACACCTGAGAAAGGCTCTTCACATGTATCCTAACAGTAGTGTCCTAAG AAATCTTCTTGGTTCTCTCTTACTGTCGAGCAAAGAATGGAGAGATCTTGGTCTTGCAACCAGATGCCCCATCATTGACTTGTCAGACCACCATAAAAAAGACGAGGGCATGAAATCAGCATGTGAGATCATTGGTGCTGGAACAGTTGCCTGTTTTGACACAAAAAACGGCAATGAGAATTTCGCAGCTTTAACCTGTAGACACCAACTGCCGTTTCAGTCTGGAATCATAAAGCTGCTGCAAAA GTTTTTACATCAAGAGCCGTGGAACTTTAATGCTAGGTATTTGCTTACAGTAAACTATTTACAGAAGGCCCGTGAATCAAGATTTCCTCCACATATTTGCCGTGTTCTAGCGAGGCTAACAGCTGTTGCTCTGTCTCATCAGTTGTGCTTGAGTAAATATATGTGTCTCCAATATCAGTATTTCCAGCTTTTACTCTGTTCTGCTGAGTTGGATTTGCAACAAGGAAATACTGGAGAATGCATTGAACATGCTAGAAGTGCTTTGGGTGTTTCAGTTGACAATAGCTGTCTCTTTTTTGCGCACTTGCTATTGTGCCGTGCATATGCTGCTGAAAATGATATTGTCAGCATGAGCAAAGAATACAGACAATGCTTGGAACTCAAAACTGATTTTCATATTGGTTGGATTTGTCTGAAGTTTATAGAATCTAGATATAAGCTGCAAAATGATCTTGGCATATCGAACTTAAGCTTTGAGGATTGCTTCAAAGATATGGAGCTTTCATGGAATATGTGGATGGGTATATTTAATATGGTGGAGGGTTTGTCTGCAATTTGGTTTGGTGATTTTGTCGCTGCAGAAGAATTTCTTGCACAAGCTTGCGATGTAGCAGAGAGCGAGATATTTCTCTTTCTTTGTCATG GTGCCATCTGCTTGGAGCTCGCCAGACAGAAGTTTGAGGCACAGTACATATCATGTGCCATAAGAAGTCTAACAAAAGCGAAAGAGATTTCTCCGGGCCCCTTGCCTATCATCTCGCTTTTGCTTGCACAAGCGGAAGCAAGCCTTGGTTCCAAAGCGAAATGGGAAAACAACCTTCATGATGAATGGCTCTCTTGGCCTTCAG
- the LOC140971387 gene encoding tetratricopeptide repeat protein SKI3 isoform X2, with amino-acid sequence MESESESLPADPSLHFNLGVSLWEKGEESQDIRGKAVEHFMMAVKLNPQNGDAFRYLGHYYAHDSPMPLRALKCYQRAVFLNPDDSCAGEAICDMLDKEGKESLVFAVCCEASEKSARAFWAFRQLGYLQANQKKWSEAVHNLQHAIRGFPTCADLWETLGLAYHRMGMLTAALKSYGRAIELEESRVFAWIESGNISLMLGSFRNGVEQFRNALRMSPHNVSAHFGLASALLGFAKECTNLGAFGWGAILLEEASAVATHGTSLASNVSCLWKLHGDIQLTYARCFPWTEEGLADETAFSSSISSWRRTCFLAASHASHFYQRALCLTPWQANIYADVAIASDLISSLKVNPEEHQPVWPLAEKMCLGSILLEGHNEEFWVALGCLSDDIALKQHAFIRGLQLDISLAVAWAYIGKLYRREGELQLAQQAFDRARSIDPSLALPWAGMSADAEARNLNENEAYECCLRAVQIFPLAEFQIGLAKLALNSGQLSSSEVFGAIKQALMRAPEYPESHNLNGLACESKSDYENAITSYKLARCALKSFAAESAEPCLKDISINLARSLCMAGHAEDAVEECEYLRQKGQLSHEGLQVYALCLWKLNRYDMALSIARELGSRILTAEKNMAAASISFICRLLYYISGPESAITSILKMPKEFFNSSKISFIVYAMHALDQKDQLDSVVSLSRACVTSHEEIIAMHLLISLGKLVKHQQKDCLAIHKSARHLRKALHMYPNSSVLRNLLGSLLLSSKEWRDLGLATRCPIIDLSDHHKKDEGMKSACEIIGAGTVACFDTKNGNENFAALTCRHQLPFQSGIIKLLQKFLHQEPWNFNARYLLTVNYLQKARESRFPPHICRVLARLTAVALSHQLCLSKYMCLQYQYFQLLLCSAELDLQQGNTGECIEHARSALGVSVDNSCLFFAHLLLCRAYAAENDIVSMSKEYRQCLELKTDFHIGWICLKFIESRYKLQNDLGISNLSFEDCFKDMELSWNMWMGIFNMVEGLSAIWFGDFVAAEEFLAQACDVAESEIFLFLCHGAICLELARQKFEAQYISCAIRSLTKAKEISPGPLPIISLLLAQAEASLGSKAKWENNLHDEWLSWPSEMRPAELLFQMHLLSRQLKDCSESSSIRDSGGSSLKWMLRAIHVNPSCLRYWKLLQKEHLH; translated from the exons ATGGAGTCCGAGTCCGAGTCCTTGCCAGCTGACCCATCTCTCCATTTTAATCTG GGAGTTTCTTTATGGGAGAAAGGTGAGGAAAGTCAAGATATCAGGGGAAAAGCGGTGGAGCATTTCATGATGGCCGTGAAGCTTAACCCTCAGAATGGGGATGCATTCAGATATCTGGGTCACTATTATGCACATGATTCTCCCATGCCTCTTCGGGCTCTCAAGTGCTACCAACGAGCTGTCTTTCTCAACCCTGATGATTCTTGTGCAGGG GAAGCAATTTGTGATATGTTGGACAAAGAAGGGAAAGAGAGCTTGGTGTTTGCTGTCTGTTGTGAAGCTTCTGAGAAGTCTGCCAGGGCCTTTTGGGCTTTTCGTCAATTGGGTTACCTTCAG GCTAATCAGAAGAAATGGTCAGAAGCTGTACATAATCTTCAGCATGCCATTCGTGGCTTTCCTACCTGTGCTGATTTGTGGGAG ACCTTAGGTCTTGCCTACCATCGAATGGGCATGTTAACTGCTGCACTCAAG TCATATGGTAGAGCCATTGAGTTGGAGGAGTCCAGGGTTTTTGCATGGATCGAGAGTGGAAATATTTCCTTGATGCTTGGTTCTTTTAGAAAT GGAGTCGAGCAATTTAGGAATGCATTAAGAATGTCACCTCACAACGTTTCTGCGCATTTTGGTCTTGCTTCTGCACTTCTTGGTTTTGCTAAAGAATGCACAAATTTAGGTGCTTTTGGATGGGGAGCTATACTCTTAGAG GAAGCTTCTGCTGTGGCAACTCATGGTACATCATTGGCTAGCAACGTTTCGTGTTTATGGAAGCTGCATGGTGATATCCAG CTTACATATGCGAGATGTTTCCCATGGACTGAGGAAGGGCTAGCTGATGAGACTGCTTTCAGTTCTTCTATCAGTTCCTGGAGAAGAACTTGCTTCCTCGCTGCATCACATGCTAGCCACTTCTATCAACGTGCTTTGTGCTTGACTCCCTGGCAAGCTAATATATATGCTGATGTTGCCATTGCATCAGATCTCATTTCCTCTTTGAAGGTGAATCCTGAAGAGCACCAACCTGTGTG GCCGTTGGCTGAAAAGATGTGCTTGGGTAGTATACTTCTTGAGGGCCACAATGAGGAATTTTGGGTGGCTCTGGGATGTTTATCAGATGATATTGCATTAAAGCAACATGCTTTCATACGTGGGTTGCAATTGGATATATCTCTAGCTGTTGCATGGGCATACATTGGGAAG CTTTATAGGCGAGAAGGTGAACTACAGTTGGCCCAACAGGCATTCGATCGCGCTAGAAGTATAGATCCTTCTCTTGCACTGCCTTGGGCAGGCATGTCAGCAGATGCTGAGGCTAG AAATCTCAATGAGAATGAAGCATATGAATGTTGTTTACGAGCTGTGCAGATATTTCCG CTTGCAGAATTCCAAATTGGTCTTGCAAAGCTTGCCTTGAATTCTGGCCAGTTATCATCTTCAGAG GTGTTTGGTGCCATCAAGCAGGCTTTGATGCGTGCCCCTGAATACCCTGAATCTCACAATTTGAATGGCCTAGCATGTGAATCAAAATCTGATTATGAAAATGCTATTACCTCCTACAAGCTTGCACGTTGTGCTCTAAAATCTTTTGCAGCAGAATCAGCAGAACCTTGTCTCAAAGATATATCCATCAATTTGGCTAGATCACTTTGTATG GCAGGACATGCAGAAGACGCTGTTGAAGAGTGTGAATATTTAAGGCAAAAAG GACAGCTTAGCCACGAAGGTCTACAAGTATATGCTCTATGTTTATGGAAACTTAACAGATATGATATGGCTCTGTCCATTGCTAGAGAACTTGGTTCCCGCATCTTGACCGCGGAGAAAAATATGGCTGCTGCTTCCATTAGCTTCATATGTAGATTGCTGTATTACATTTCAGGACCGGAATCAGCAATCACAAGCATACTGAAAATGCCCAAGGAGTTTTTTAATAGTTCAAAGATTAGTTTCATCGTTTATGCTATGCACGcgttggaccaaaaagatcagCTTGATTCTGTTGTTTCTCTTAGTCGTGCTTGTGTTACGTCTCATGAAGAGATAATTGCAATGCACCTTCTAATTTCTCTCGGTAAACTT GTTAAGCATCAACAAAAGGACTGCCTTGCGATTCACAAGAGTGCACGACACCTGAGAAAGGCTCTTCACATGTATCCTAACAGTAGTGTCCTAAG AAATCTTCTTGGTTCTCTCTTACTGTCGAGCAAAGAATGGAGAGATCTTGGTCTTGCAACCAGATGCCCCATCATTGACTTGTCAGACCACCATAAAAAAGACGAGGGCATGAAATCAGCATGTGAGATCATTGGTGCTGGAACAGTTGCCTGTTTTGACACAAAAAACGGCAATGAGAATTTCGCAGCTTTAACCTGTAGACACCAACTGCCGTTTCAGTCTGGAATCATAAAGCTGCTGCAAAA GTTTTTACATCAAGAGCCGTGGAACTTTAATGCTAGGTATTTGCTTACAGTAAACTATTTACAGAAGGCCCGTGAATCAAGATTTCCTCCACATATTTGCCGTGTTCTAGCGAGGCTAACAGCTGTTGCTCTGTCTCATCAGTTGTGCTTGAGTAAATATATGTGTCTCCAATATCAGTATTTCCAGCTTTTACTCTGTTCTGCTGAGTTGGATTTGCAACAAGGAAATACTGGAGAATGCATTGAACATGCTAGAAGTGCTTTGGGTGTTTCAGTTGACAATAGCTGTCTCTTTTTTGCGCACTTGCTATTGTGCCGTGCATATGCTGCTGAAAATGATATTGTCAGCATGAGCAAAGAATACAGACAATGCTTGGAACTCAAAACTGATTTTCATATTGGTTGGATTTGTCTGAAGTTTATAGAATCTAGATATAAGCTGCAAAATGATCTTGGCATATCGAACTTAAGCTTTGAGGATTGCTTCAAAGATATGGAGCTTTCATGGAATATGTGGATGGGTATATTTAATATGGTGGAGGGTTTGTCTGCAATTTGGTTTGGTGATTTTGTCGCTGCAGAAGAATTTCTTGCACAAGCTTGCGATGTAGCAGAGAGCGAGATATTTCTCTTTCTTTGTCATG GTGCCATCTGCTTGGAGCTCGCCAGACAGAAGTTTGAGGCACAGTACATATCATGTGCCATAAGAAGTCTAACAAAAGCGAAAGAGATTTCTCCGGGCCCCTTGCCTATCATCTCGCTTTTGCTTGCACAAGCGGAAGCAAGCCTTGGTTCCAAAGCGAAATGGGAAAACAACCTTCATGATGAATGGCTCTCTTGGCCTTCAG